A window of Streptomyces broussonetiae genomic DNA:
CCTGGAGCACCAGCTCCCAGTCGGCGTCCGTGTGTTCGGCCGCAGGGGTCCGGCGGATCGTGCCCGCGTTGTTGACCAGGATGTCCACCGGCCGCTCGCGCCCGGCGAGGTCCGCGCCCAGGGCCCGTACGGCGTCGGGGTCGGCGAAGTCGGTGCGGATCGCCTCGAAGGTGCGGCCCGCGGCGACGACGTCCTTCTCCACCGCGCTGCCGGACTCCTCCAGCGAGGCGCTGACGCCGATGACGTCCGCGCCGGCCTCGGCGAGCGCGTGGGCCATGGCCCGGCCGATGCCCCGCCGGGCGCCGGTGACGACGGCGAGCCTGCCGGTCAGATCGAAAAGAGGCATCTCAGGCTCCCGTCGCGTCGTTGCCGCAGTCCACCAGGATCTTCATCACGTCCCCGCCCGCCTCCAGCGCCTCGAAGGCCGCGGGCGCCTCGGTGAGCGGCACGACCTTGCTGATCAGCCGCTCGGCGGGGATCGTGCCGTCCGCCACCAGGGTCACCGCCCGCTCGAAGTCGGAGCGGTCGTACAACCGGGCGCCCACGAGGGTGAGCTCCCGCCAGAAGAAGCGGTGCAGGTTCATCTCGCGCGGGCGGGGGTGGATCGCCACCAGGCACAGGCGGCCGCGCACGCCCAGTACCTCCACGGCGGTGCCGACACCGCCCGCGGCGCCGGAGACCTCGAAGGCGACGTCCGCGCCCGCGCCGCCGGTCCACCGCTGGACGAGTTCGGGCACGTCGTCGGCGGCCGGGTCCCACGCGGTCAGGCCCAACTCCTCGGCCAGGAGGCGTCGGTGGGTACTGAGCTCCACCACGCGGACCTCGGCACCGGCGGCCCGCGCCACCAGCGCGATGAGCACCCCGACCGGTCCGCCGCCGACCACGACGACCCG
This region includes:
- a CDS encoding zinc-dependent alcohol dehydrogenase codes for the protein MTLAVRYTAARTLDTAPAEASSPGPGEVELAPAYVGICGTDLHIFHGDMDARVAAPAVLGHEMSGRVARVGPDVEGWQPGDAVTVMPLRWDGTCPACASGHRHICQNLDFIGIDSPGAMQQRWTVPAATLVRLPGSLALDRAALVEPTAVAVHDVGRAEVREDERVVVVGGGPVGVLIALVARAAGAEVRVVELSTHRRLLAEELGLTAWDPAADDVPELVQRWTGGAGADVAFEVSGAAGGVGTAVEVLGVRGRLCLVAIHPRPREMNLHRFFWRELTLVGARLYDRSDFERAVTLVADGTIPAERLISKVVPLTEAPAAFEALEAGGDVMKILVDCGNDATGA